The proteins below come from a single Rosa rugosa chromosome 2, drRosRugo1.1, whole genome shotgun sequence genomic window:
- the LOC133730836 gene encoding SNARE-interacting protein KEULE-like — protein sequence MSSGSGSGLSSTSNNYRNFKEVTRHRLLHEMLRSCKTGNSKSTWKVLIMDEFTIKIMSYACTLLDTTNEGVLLLERIDKERQRFASMDAIYFIRPSKENVRFFLSDMSGSAPLYRKAFVFFTSPISKDLVGQIKGDGSLTSRISALSEMNLEYYAIDSQGFVTNNERALAQLYGDEDDSREAEACLSEMAARVATVFASLREFPIVRYRAANRIDATMETTFRDLIPTKLAAAVWDCLMHYKRTIPNFPQIETCELLILDRSVDQIAPIIHEWTYDALCHDLLDMEGNKYVHEVASINGGLPDKKDVLLEERDPVWLELRDHHLGFALEWLNSKLSNLKQNKAAQFENSRDGQCPELSSRELKELTEALPQYVELKEKLSLHIEIASKLNRIVRNLELPFLSELEQGLVFGDARIKEVIMFLRIHGPYITREHKLRLLMILAAIYPEKFEDEEDLHMMMKYAYLLPQDMTVVRNMKLIGESREGSSGIFPLKFGIAKRKCYRKERPREDEWLYSRFFPMIEELIEKLSNGALSEELYPCVNPNARLLRSRRTPMWAHRRNSENGLSRDASTDFEKMGRRIFVVIVGGATRSELRVCRKLTAKLKREVILGSSSLDDPATFVTNLKMITADDQPLTLDDIQI from the exons ATGTCATCCGGCTCCGGTTCCGGTTTGTCATCAACTTCGAACAACTACAGGAATTTTAAAGAAGTCACGCGCCACC GATTATTGCATGAAATGCTTCGGTCTTGCAAAACCGGGAACTCAAAATCAACATGGAAG GTACTCATTATGGACGAATTTACTATCAAGATAATGTCTTACGCATGCACACTCCTTGATACTACAAATGAAGGTGTTTTAT TGCTAGAGCGCATAGATAAGGAAAGGCAGCGATTTGCCTCCATGGATGCAATATATTTTATCCGGCCTTCTAAAGAGAA TGTTAGATTCTTCTTGTCAGACATGTCAGGAAGTGCACCTTTATATAGGAA GGCGTTTGTTTTTTTCACATCACCTATATCGAAAGATTTGGTTGGGCAGATAAAGGGGGATGGAAGTCTAACAAGTCGCATATCTGCATTGAGTGAG ATGAATTTGGAGTATTATGCTATAGACAGCCAG GGTTTTGTTACCAATAATGAGAGAGCTTTAGCGCAGCTTTATGGGGACGAGGACGATTCACGCGAAGCCGAAGCTTGTTTGAGTGAGATGGCTGCACGTGTAGCCACAGTCTTTGCTTCTTTAAGG gAATTTCCTATTGTTCGCTACCGAGCTGCCAATAGGATTGATGCCACCATGGAGACCACTTTTCGTGATTTAATTCCTACAAAGCTTGCTGCTGCTGTCTGGGATTGTCTCATGCATTACAAAAGAACAATTCCAAATTTCCCTCAGATAGAAACATGCGAGTTACTTATCCTTGACAGATCTGTGGATCAG attgcGCCAATCATCCATGAGTGGACATACGATGCCTTGTGTCATGACTTGTTAGATATGGAAGGAAATAAATATGTGCATGAG GTTGCGAGCATAAACGGTGGTCTTCCTGACAAGAAGGATGTTCTTCTAGAGGAGCGTGATCCTGTCTGGCTTGAACTTCGCGATCATCATTTAGGATTT GCCTTGGAATGGTTGAATTCGAAACTTTCCAATCTTAAGCAGAACAAGGCTGCACAATTCGAAAATTCAAG AGATGGGCAATGTCCTGAGCTATCTTCAAGGGAATTGAAAGAGTTAACTGAAGCATTGCCACAGTATGTTgaactaaaagaaaagctctccCTTCATATAGAG aTTGCATCGAAACTAAACAGAATTGTCAGGAACCTTGAGCTCCCATTCCTTTCGGAGCTGGAGCAGGGTCTTGTTTTTGGAGATGCAAGAATAAAAGAGGTGATCATGTTTCTGAGAATACATGGG CCGTATATTACTCGCGAACATAAGCTGCGCTTGTTGATGATTCTTGCTGCCATCTATCCTGAGAAATTTGAGGATGAAGAAGATCTACATATGATGATGAAG TACGCATATTTACTACCCCAGGATATGACTGTTGTGAGGAATATGAAGTTGATTGGGGAGAGCAGAGAAGGCTCATCTGGAATTTTTCCTCTGAAGTTTGGTATTGCTAAG AGAAAATGTTATAGGAAAGAGCGTCCAAGAGAAGATGAATGGCTTTATTCACGCTTTTTTCCGATGATAGAG GAACTTATAGAAAAGCTTAGCAATGGTGCACTGTCAGAGGAATTATATCCATGTGTGAATCCCAACGCTCGTTTACTGAGATCGAGGAGGACACCAATGTGGGCCCACCGTCGGAATTCCGAGAATGGGCTTTCAAG GGATGCATCTACTGATTTCGAAAAGATGGGCCGACGCATATTTGTAGTTATAGTAGGTGGAGCTACTAGATCAGAG CTTAGGGTTTGTCGGAAACTCACAGCAAAGCTCAAAAGGGAAGTTATTCTGGGCTCCTCATCTCTTGACGATCCTGCAACTTTTGTTACG AATCTGAAAATGATCACAGCAGACGACCAACCGCTCACGTTGGATGATATCCAGATCTGA
- the LOC133728761 gene encoding protein WUSCHEL-like, with product MEPRTLQLMELQTQQQIEDGGNNQAAGSSANTDFWRSRTRWIPTPDQIRILKDLYYDKGVKTPTTEHIHEICLQLQQYGQVEGKNIYFWFQNVRAREKQMKRCNQAAQVPMGTSSPGTGGSIDLNFGSTGSTGAGGSIDINFGPAGGSIDINFGSTSSTGAGGSIDLNFGSTASTGGQSSMEQRGGVRQEFETLPLFPVHGEDVYGNPKTTSEEGSAYDYYFGGSGGYNRGSPVSLELSLNPSGATD from the exons atggaaccacgaactctgcaactaatggagctacaaacccagcaacaaatcgaggatggaggaaacaaccaagcagccgggagtagtgccaacacggatttctggcgaagccgtaccaggtggattcctactccagatcaaataagaatcctcaaggatctttactacgacaagggagttaagaccccaactacagagcatattcacgagatctgtctccagctgcaacagtatggacaggttgagggcaagaacatttacttttggttccagaacgtcagggctcgagagaagcagatgaagaggtgcaatcaggctgctcaagtgcccatgggaactagttctcctggtactggtggatccattgatctcaattttgggtccactggttctactggtgctggtggatccatcgacatcaattttgggccagctggtggatccattgacatcaattttgggtccactagttctactggtgctggtggatccattgatctcaattttggttccactgcttctactg gaggacaatcttccatggaacaacgaggaggagttcgccaggagtttgaaactcttcctctgttccccgtgcacggcgaggacgtctatggtaacccgaagactacttccgaggaaggtagcgcatatgattactatttcggtggctcaggcggttacaaccgtggatctccagtttctcttgagctcagcctcaacccatccggagctactgattag
- the LOC133730837 gene encoding uncharacterized protein LOC133730837 has product MKEEKEMAMVSPTGEDPFRKDAYFLKPIIPNSSFDEPFKLPQGFTSLPPRFDPKNWPLKLRFRGWRLDHQDLQTWVAHLAPIHQSTWKKAGVFEAIFNSTYQIKRKKDLVCGFAEKWCCETNTFIFPWGEATITLEDVMVLGGFSVLGDSILCPLESRELREIEEKLEKERKGLYDYSVGCRNACTTLWMQKFMKSGSELEHEAFLVFWLSRYVFHNTPSSSVNKAVFSIAIRLARGIPIALAPAVLAHIYRDLSMLKMTIVASNGLNARNEIVDATIMSPFHLVQVWAWERFVELRPIPNVISCAEPRLARWDKVDCLNVGNMRSVLDKAGEGFIRRPYTMAIKNCVFPAYYVEMEKWVLVGPNLDDEHDLMSFAMFLRVAELVGFGTRQKYLPHRVARQFGFNQDIPCSSVAGHSHSFENAKLYVPSRLSETDTSMRYLSWWQESESRLEQKSIPLKKKPTKAVEGSKEANKIFKPTIACDYSPKNSEKVVQVSTRRNDDSDNLVALGFPPTCNEMNAADPMDEDALSISEVLKYRKIDKTVVETKERGDCEKLSGQVQDLVYSSVEKGTGNTMRSEGTKKVLKTEALTRASKAKCNLPKSSGQQHKRCKKSHG; this is encoded by the coding sequence ATgaaggaagagaaagaaatgGCCATGGTTTCACCAACTGGGGAAGACCCATTTCGCAAAGACGCCTACTTTCTCAAACCCATTATCCCTAATTCCTCCTTTGATGAACCTTTCAAGCTCCCTCAGGGTTTCACCTCCCTCCCACCCCGTTTTGACCCAAAAAACTGGCCATTGAAGCTTCGATTCCGTGGATGGCGTCTCGACCACCAAGACTTACAGACTTGGGTTGCTCACTTGGCTCCTATTCACCAATCTACATGGAAGAAAGCTGGTGTCTTTGAAGCCATCTTCAATTCCACGTACCAaatcaaaaggaaaaaggatttGGTTTGTGGGTTTGCTGAGAAATGGTGTTGTGAGACCAACACATTCATTTTTCCATGGGGTGAAGCAACCATCACATTGGAGGATGTTATGGTTTTGGGAGGCTTCTCTGTTTTGGGGGACTCTATTTTGTGTCCTCTTGAAAGCAGAGAACTGAGAGAAATAGAAGAGAAGCTTGAGAAAGAGCGAAAAGGACTCTACGATTACTCTGTTGGGTGTAGGAATGCTTGCACAACGTTATGGATGCAGAAATTCATGAAGAGTGGGAGTGAATTGGAGCATGAAGCATTCCTTGTGTTTTGGCTGTCCAGGTATGTGTTCCACAATACTCCTAGTAGTTCAGTCAATAAGGCTGTTTTCTCCATTGCGATTCGTTTAGCTAGGGGGATCCCAATTGCGCTTGCACCTGCTGTTCTTGCCCACATTTATAGGGATTTGAGTATGCTGAAAATGACAATTGTAGCTTCAAATGGATTGAATGCTAGGAATGAAATTGTAGATGCCACAATCATGTCACCATTTCATTTAGTTCAGGTTTGGGCATGGGAAAGGTTCGTGGAACTTAGGCCTATACCTAATGTTATAAGCTGTGCTGAGCCAAGATTGGCTCGATGGGATAAGGTAGATTGTCTGAATGTTGGAAATATGAGGAGCGTTTTAGACAAAGCAGGTGAAGGTTTCATTCGGCGCCCTTATACCATGGCCATTAAGAACTGTGTTTTTCCTGCATACTATGTTGAAATGGAAAAGTGGGTGTTGGTTGGTCCAAACTTGGATGATGAACATGATCTAATGTCATTTGCCATGTTTTTGAGGGTGGCTGAGTTAGTTGGATTTGGTACTAGACAGAAATACCTCCCTCATCGAGTGGCTAGGCAATTTGGATTTAATCAAGACATTCCATGTTCTTCTGTTGCTGGACACAGCCACAGTTTTGAGAATGCAAAGTTGTACGTTCCATCCAGGCTTTCTGAGACAGATACTAGCATGAGATACTTGAGCTGGTGGCAGGAATCAGAGTCACGCCTCGAGCAGAAGAGTATTCCACTgaaaaagaaaccaacgaaagcCGTAGAGGGGTCAAAAGAAGCAAACAAGATATTTAAGCCCACCATTGCTTGTGATTATTCTCCAAAGAATTCAGAAAAAGTAGTGCAGGTATCTACAAGAAGGAATGATGATAGTGATAACCTTGTAGCTCTAGGATTTCCTCCCACATGTAATGAAATGAATGCTGCAGATCCTATGGATGAAGATGCACTGTCTATATCAGAAGTTCTGAAATATAGGAAGATAGATAAAACTGTTGTTGAAACCAAGGAAAGGGGTGACTGTGAGAAATTATCTGGTCAAGTTCAAGATTTGGTATATTCAAGTGTGGAAAAAGGTACCGGTAATACTATGAGGTCAGAGGGAACAAAGAAGGTACTGAAGACTGAAGCTTTGACCAGAGCATCTAAGGCTAAGTGTAACCTGCCAAAAAGCAGCGGACAGCAACACAAGAGGTGCAAAAAATCACATGGCTAG
- the LOC133732513 gene encoding uncharacterized protein LOC133732513 — MIEEKEMVMVSPTGGDPFRKNAYFLKPILLDSSNYEPPFNLPHCLSSLAPRFDPKKLELQFLGWRSHNQDLQSWFLHLASKHQSTWKKAGVFEAIFNSTYQIKKKKDLVCGFAEKWCCETNTFIFPWGEATITLEDVMVLGGFSVLGDSILSPIESRELKEIEDKLEEERFGLYNREGGVRGAYTHLWMKKFMKSGSELEHEAFLVFWLSRYVFHNSFNAVNKAVFSIAIRLARGIRVALAPAILSHIYRDLGLLKGTIASSDELNAKNAFVKLIIKSQFQLVQIWAWERFLELRPKPKVICYGEPRLARWDKVDCLNVGDMRRVLDSAGEGFMWRPYAMAIKNWNFPKYYVEKEEWVLVGAGLDDELLSFSMCLRVAELVGFDTIQQYLPHRVARQFGFDQDLPCSVSGHSQNYDNVKLYFPSRLSEADVSIRYLNWWKESVSGLEQRHMPSKKKVKKSVDLINDATIPCICSPKNSEELVRVSAGRNEGEYSFGPPGFSLKRNRMEAGDPIDEDDLTISEALKLGKKLKTVETRKSTDSAKLSSPDQIFASSSADESSMNIMKSKILEKEVVLSSEVVTWGSKDPRKLDKVIMSKERSPSNDMVSIVGNKCPSSTSLSDELECGCSMSLFEKRECASSSSLFEKQECTSSGSLFAKLECASINPSIADEGTFVNTKKSERLEKEVPLIKALIWGGKGKRKMKNVMRSKARSSSLFEKWEDGSSSMTSYEKRVSELKAKVYRLEKVVQVLKANTFGKS, encoded by the coding sequence ATGATTGAAGAGAAAGAAATGGTCATGGTTTCACCAACTGGTGGAGACCCATTTCGCAAAAATGCCTATTTTCTCAAACCCATTCTCCTTGATTCCTCCAATTATGAACCTCCTTTCAATCTCCCTCACTGTCTTTCCTCCCTCGCACCCCGTTTTGACCCAAAAAAGCTAGAGCTTCAATTCCTTGGATGGCGTTCCCACAACCAAGATTTGCAGAGTTGGTTTCTCCACCTGGCTTCTAAGCACCAATCTACATGGAAGAAAGCTGGTGTCTTTGAAGCCATCTTCAATTCCACGTAccaaatcaaaaagaaaaaggatttggTTTGTGGGTTTGCAGAGAAATGGTGTTGTGAGACCAACACCTTCATCTTTCCATGGGGTGAAGCAACTATCACATTGGAGGATGTTATGGTTTTGGGAGGCTTTTCGGTTTTGGGAGACTCCATTTTAAGTCCTATTGAAAGCAGAGAACTGAAAGAAATAGAAGACAAACTTGAGGAAGAGAGATTTGGACTTTACAATCGCGAGGGTGGGGTTAGAGGTGCTTACACACACCTATGGATGAAGAAGTTCATGAAGAGTGGGAGCGAATTAGAGCACGAAGCATTCCTTGTGTTCTGGCTGTCCAGGTATGTTTTCCATAATTCTTTCAATGCAGTCAATAAGGCTGTTTTCTCCATTGCAATTCGTCTAGCTAGGGGGATTCGAGTTGCGCTTGCACCAGCTATTCTTTCTCACATTTATAGAGATTTGGGTCTACTCAAAGGGACAATTGCATCTTCAGATGAATTAAATGCCAAGAATGCTTTTGTAAAACTCATAATCAAGTCACAGTTTCAATTAGTTCAGATTTGGGCTTGGGAACGATTTCTGGAACTTAGGCCAAAGCCCAAAGTTATATGCTATGGTGAGCCGAGATTGGCTCGGTGGGATAAAGTAGACTGTCTGAATGTTGGAGATATGAGGAGGGTTTTAGACTCAGCAGGTGAAGGTTTCATGTGGCGCCCTTATGCCATGGCCATTAAGAACTGGAATTTTCCTAAATACTATGTTGAAAAGGAAGAGTGGGTTTTGGTTGGTGCAGGCTTGGATGATGAACTATTGTCATTTTCCATGTGCTTGAGGGTGGCTGAGTTAGTTGGATTTGATACTATACAGCAGTACCTTCCACATAGAGTAGCTAGACAATTTGGATTTGATCAAGACCTTCCGTGTTCTGTTTCTGGACACAGCCAAAATTATGACaacgtgaaattgtattttccGTCCAGGCTTTCTGAGGCAGATGTTAGCATTAGATACTTAAATTGGTGGAAGGAATCAGTTTCAGGCCTCGAACAGAGACATATGCCATCAAAAAAGAAAGTTAAGAAATCTGTAGACTTGATAAATGATGCCACCATTCCTTGTATTTGTTCTCCAAAGAATTCAGAAGAACTTGTGCGGGTTTCTGCAGGAaggaatgagggtgaatatTCTTTTGGTCCTCCAGGATTTTCTCTCAAAAGGAATAGAATGGAAGCTGGAGATCCTATAGACGAAGATGATCTAACTATATCAGAGGCTTTGAAACTTGGGAAGAAGCTTAAAACTGTTGAAACTAGAAAAAGTACTGACAGTGCAAAGTTATCAAGTCCCGATCAAATCTTTGCATCTTCATCTGCAGATGAAAGTTCTATGAATATTATGAAGTCAAAAATACTGGAGAAAGAAGTTGTGTTGAGTAGTGAAGTGGTGACTTGGGGAAGTAAAGATCCGAGGAAACTGGACAAGGTAATCATGAGTAAGGAAAGAAGTCCAAGTAATGATATGGTGAGCATCGTCGGCAACAAATGTCCTAGCAGCACCTCTTTATCTGATGAATTGGAATGTGGTTGCAGCATGTCTTTATTTGAGAAACGGGAATGTGCTAGCAGCAGTTCATTATTTGAGAAACAAGAATGTACTAGCAGCGGCTCTTTATTTGCAAAACTGGAATGTGCTAGCATCAACCCTTCAATTGCAGATGAAGGTACTTTTGTTAATACTAAGAAGTCTGAAAGATTGGAGAAAGAGGTTCCATTGATTAAAGCTTTGATCTGGGGAGGTAAGGGTAagaggaaaatgaaaaatgtaATGAGAAGCAAGGCAAGAAGCAGCTCCTTATTTGAGAAATGGGAAGATGGCAGCAGCAGCATGACTTCATATGAAAAACGTGTTTCAGAGCTTAAAGCTAAGGTTTACAGGCTTGAAAAGGTGGTTCAGGTGTTGAAAGCAAATACTTTTGGGAAGAGTTGA